Proteins found in one Deltaproteobacteria bacterium genomic segment:
- a CDS encoding response regulator, translating to MDTKKTIMVVDDNPDIITIVKTILEGRGYTVFSASSGPELLSILPNHKPDLIILDIMMPEMDGLEVLTRLKAKTETATTPVILLTAKVQYEDVLGGYKLGADYYITKPFTSTQLVNGINLLLGEGKPQ from the coding sequence ATGGATACAAAGAAGACCATAATGGTGGTTGACGACAACCCGGACATAATCACGATCGTCAAAACCATTCTGGAAGGGCGGGGATACACCGTCTTTAGCGCTTCGAGCGGTCCCGAGCTGCTGAGCATTCTACCGAATCACAAGCCCGATCTGATTATCTTGGATATCATGATGCCCGAGATGGACGGCCTCGAAGTGTTGACCCGGCTCAAAGCCAAGACCGAAACCGCCACCACGCCGGTTATCTTGCTCACCGCCAAAGTGCAGTATGAGGACGTGCTCGGCGGCTACAAACTTGGCGCCGACTATTATATTACCAAACCTTTCACCAGCACCCAGCTGGTCAATGGCATCAATCTGCTGCTCGGCGAAGGTAAGCCGCAATAG
- a CDS encoding dTMP kinase, with product MVRFVTFEGGDGSGKTTQIRALERYLTQRGRACLVTREPGDNSLGKPIRQILLEVADHEVAQATELFLYLADRAQHVAELISPAIAAGKIVLCDRFTDSTLAYQGYGRGIDLKLLRQLNDLADAGEQPDLTFLLDCPVAVGLARTSRRQSEVGQPREDRFEREKVEFHEKIRAGFLEMADAEPARFRIIDAAQSVEAVWRDIQAIVERENF from the coding sequence ATGGTTCGATTTGTTACCTTCGAAGGCGGCGATGGGTCGGGTAAGACCACGCAAATCCGCGCCCTTGAGCGTTATTTAACTCAACGGGGCCGCGCTTGCCTGGTTACCCGGGAGCCGGGCGACAACTCGTTAGGTAAACCGATTCGGCAAATCTTACTGGAAGTCGCCGATCATGAAGTCGCGCAGGCGACGGAACTGTTTCTCTATCTCGCCGACCGGGCTCAGCATGTGGCGGAATTAATCAGCCCAGCGATCGCCGCCGGCAAGATCGTTCTCTGCGATCGCTTCACCGATTCGACCTTGGCCTATCAGGGCTATGGCCGCGGCATCGATCTCAAGTTGCTGCGTCAGTTAAACGACCTGGCCGACGCCGGTGAGCAGCCGGATCTGACGTTTTTGCTCGATTGTCCCGTGGCTGTTGGCCTGGCCCGCACAAGCCGGCGTCAAAGCGAAGTCGGCCAGCCGCGCGAGGACCGCTTCGAGCGCGAGAAGGTTGAGTTCCACGAAAAAATTCGCGCCGGCTTTCTCGAAATGGCCGACGCCGAGCCGGCGCGCTTTCGGATAATCGACGCGGCACAATCGGTGGAAGCGGTTTGGCGTGACATTCAAGCGATTGTCGAACGAGAAAATTTCTAA
- the holB gene encoding DNA polymerase III subunit delta', with translation MSFAEIIGQQKPLTILRSALANGRLHHAYLFLGLEGVGKHTVAMAFAKAIHCGESDHDYCGGCVNCARIAAGNHPDVRVIEPLSGKKEISIAQIRELERELSYRSFTGKRKIAIIDPATLLNLSSQNALLKTLEEPPQDCLIILIAANGGALLPTLRSRCLRISFAPLARQDVAAIVKTRQGLSDGDAAFVAALSMGSIGAALALEKDEWIEKRRIWSGMLGALKTRDYQGAMAGAEALASNKDDALKFLKWTESWYRDLMLYQVSDDVNELVNLDMQEQISQQAKVHDVEHTLRAIGQVAGAAARIQRNLNRRMVLEKLLFGVVGRR, from the coding sequence ATGAGTTTCGCGGAAATCATCGGCCAGCAAAAACCGTTGACAATCCTCCGTTCGGCATTGGCTAACGGCCGGCTGCACCATGCCTATTTGTTTCTTGGCCTTGAGGGTGTCGGCAAACATACCGTCGCCATGGCGTTCGCCAAAGCGATTCACTGCGGCGAGAGCGACCACGATTATTGCGGCGGCTGCGTCAATTGCGCGCGCATCGCCGCCGGCAACCATCCCGATGTGCGCGTGATCGAGCCGCTGTCCGGCAAGAAAGAAATCAGCATCGCGCAGATCCGCGAGCTGGAGCGGGAACTCAGCTATCGCTCGTTTACCGGCAAACGCAAGATCGCGATCATCGACCCGGCGACATTGCTGAACTTGTCGTCGCAGAATGCTTTATTGAAAACCCTCGAAGAGCCGCCGCAGGATTGTTTGATTATTTTAATCGCCGCCAACGGCGGCGCTCTGCTGCCGACGTTGCGTTCGCGTTGTTTGCGGATTTCCTTTGCCCCGCTGGCGCGCCAAGACGTCGCGGCGATCGTCAAAACCCGCCAGGGTTTGAGCGACGGCGATGCGGCGTTTGTCGCGGCGCTCAGCATGGGCAGCATCGGCGCGGCGTTGGCACTGGAGAAGGATGAATGGATCGAGAAGCGGCGAATTTGGAGCGGTATGTTGGGCGCGCTCAAAACCCGCGACTACCAAGGGGCGATGGCCGGCGCCGAAGCGCTGGCGAGCAATAAAGACGACGCGCTCAAATTTCTCAAATGGACGGAAAGTTGGTATCGAGATTTAATGCTTTATCAAGTGAGCGATGACGTGAACGAGCTGGTCAATTTAGATATGCAGGAGCAAATCAGTCAGCAAGCCAAGGTACACGACGTGGAGCACACGCTGCGCGCCATCGGTCAAGTGGCCGGCGCGGCGGCGCGCATCCAGCGCAATCTCAACCGACGCATGGTTTTAGAAAAACTGCTCTTCGGTGTGGTGGGAAGGCGTTAA
- the metG gene encoding methionine--tRNA ligase produces the protein MEPIYITTPLYYVNAEPHLGHTYTTVVADTLKRYYQSIGYNAFLLTGTDEHGDKIAQAAAANGTEPKAYADRVSDLFRSTWDTCGIVYDHFIRTTDDYHKQFVQSVLQKIFDNGDIYFGEYGGFYCYGCERFYTEKELVDGKCPDHQKAPDFISEKNYFFRMGKYQQPLIDALNAKPELIRPERYRTEVLAFLREPLEDLCISRPTSRLQWGIPLPFDANYVTYVWFDALLNYVSALEHRGGDSLTALWPKANHLIAKDILKPHGIFWPTMLMAAGLPLYDQLNVHGYWNMDSGKMSKSLGNVIRPLEMKARFGMDAFRYFLLREMAFGQDAKFSEEALVTRINADLANNLGNFVSRAMAMQHKYFAGVVQPLSADWAKDDLELRDKFVAAEVELKSQMEELQFHRGLEAIWSALDHANRYVVQMAPFTMIKDEAKKGRVGEVLHHLLEAVRTLARVLAPFMPETAVELRALLAIGEDRLNEPWGQGFAAGHKINPPKVLFPRIETDAKK, from the coding sequence ATGGAACCGATTTATATCACCACGCCGCTTTATTACGTCAACGCCGAACCGCACCTCGGCCATACCTACACCACCGTGGTGGCCGACACGCTCAAACGCTACTACCAGTCGATCGGTTACAACGCTTTCTTGCTCACCGGTACCGATGAGCATGGCGATAAGATCGCCCAAGCGGCGGCGGCCAACGGCACCGAGCCCAAAGCTTATGCCGATCGGGTGAGCGACCTGTTCCGTTCGACCTGGGATACTTGCGGCATCGTCTACGATCACTTCATCCGCACCACCGACGACTATCATAAACAGTTCGTCCAGAGCGTGCTGCAGAAGATTTTCGACAACGGCGATATTTATTTCGGCGAGTACGGCGGCTTTTACTGTTACGGCTGCGAGCGTTTCTATACCGAAAAAGAACTGGTCGACGGTAAATGTCCGGATCACCAAAAAGCGCCGGATTTTATCAGCGAGAAAAATTATTTTTTCCGCATGGGCAAATATCAGCAGCCATTGATCGACGCGCTCAACGCCAAGCCCGAGCTGATTCGGCCGGAGCGCTATCGCACAGAGGTTTTGGCTTTTTTACGCGAACCCCTCGAAGATTTGTGCATTTCGCGCCCCACCAGCCGTTTGCAGTGGGGCATTCCGCTGCCCTTCGATGCCAACTACGTCACCTATGTTTGGTTCGATGCCTTGCTCAATTACGTCAGCGCTTTGGAACACCGCGGCGGCGATTCGCTGACCGCGCTTTGGCCCAAGGCGAATCATCTGATCGCCAAGGACATTCTCAAGCCGCATGGAATTTTCTGGCCGACTATGTTGATGGCCGCGGGCTTGCCGCTTTACGATCAATTGAACGTGCACGGCTACTGGAACATGGACTCCGGCAAAATGTCGAAAAGTTTGGGCAACGTGATTCGACCGTTGGAAATGAAAGCGCGCTTCGGCATGGACGCCTTTCGCTATTTTCTTTTGCGCGAAATGGCCTTCGGCCAAGACGCGAAGTTTTCCGAGGAAGCGCTGGTGACGCGCATCAATGCCGACCTGGCGAACAATCTTGGCAACTTCGTCAGCCGTGCCATGGCGATGCAGCACAAATATTTTGCCGGTGTCGTGCAACCGTTAAGCGCTGACTGGGCGAAGGACGACCTCGAACTGCGCGACAAATTCGTGGCGGCTGAGGTTGAACTTAAAAGCCAGATGGAGGAGTTGCAGTTTCATCGCGGCTTGGAAGCGATTTGGTCGGCCCTCGATCACGCCAACCGCTACGTCGTGCAAATGGCGCCGTTCACGATGATCAAAGATGAGGCGAAGAAAGGCCGCGTCGGCGAAGTGCTGCACCATCTGCTCGAAGCGGTGCGCACGCTGGCGCGGGTGTTGGCGCCGTTCATGCCTGAGACCGCGGTCGAATTACGCGCACTGCTGGCGATTGGCGAGGATCGACTGAATGAGCCTTGGGGTCAAGGCTTCGCCGCTGGTCATAAGATCAACCCGCCGAAAGTCTTGTTCCCGCGCATCGAGACTGACGCGAAAAAATAA
- a CDS encoding TatD family deoxyribonuclease, translating into MLIDSHAHIQGKEYAGEAEAVIARARDAGVETIIAVGGAGDMSSNTEAISLAANFANVFATVGMHPHDAKDVGADELETLKSLAGNAKVVAIGETGLDYYYSHSPHDVQRRVFGHFIQMARQTQLPIVVHERDAAQDAVELLRQEGGGELRGVIHCFTGNYEAACAYLDLGFYLSFTGIVTFKNAQPLREVVRKVPLERMFVETDSPYLTPVPHRGKRNEPAYVRFVAETIANVKGVTVDEVERVTTHNVRELFDLI; encoded by the coding sequence ATGTTGATCGACAGCCATGCCCATATCCAGGGCAAAGAATACGCCGGCGAAGCCGAAGCGGTGATCGCGCGGGCGCGCGACGCTGGGGTCGAGACGATTATCGCCGTCGGCGGTGCCGGCGATATGTCGAGCAACACCGAGGCGATCTCATTAGCCGCGAATTTCGCCAACGTCTTCGCGACGGTCGGCATGCATCCGCATGACGCCAAGGATGTCGGCGCCGACGAACTGGAAACTCTAAAAAGCTTGGCAGGGAATGCGAAAGTCGTCGCCATCGGCGAGACCGGTCTGGATTATTACTACAGCCACTCGCCCCATGATGTGCAGCGCCGGGTGTTCGGACACTTCATCCAGATGGCGCGCCAGACCCAATTGCCGATCGTCGTTCATGAACGCGACGCCGCTCAAGATGCCGTCGAATTGTTGCGCCAGGAAGGCGGCGGTGAACTGCGCGGCGTGATTCACTGCTTCACCGGCAACTACGAAGCGGCCTGCGCCTATCTCGACTTAGGATTCTACCTGTCGTTCACCGGCATCGTCACGTTCAAAAACGCCCAACCGCTGCGCGAAGTGGTGCGCAAAGTGCCGCTCGAAAGAATGTTCGTCGAAACCGATTCACCTTATCTCACGCCGGTGCCGCACCGCGGCAAACGCAACGAACCGGCCTACGTCCGCTTCGTCGCCGAGACCATCGCGAATGTAAAAGGCGTCACGGTCGATGAAGTGGAACGCGTGACAACGCACAACGTCCGCGAATTGTTCGACCTCATTTGA
- a CDS encoding DUF4198 domain-containing protein → MLKTKSIIFATAFALITCTSDTYAHYLWLERDGQGSAKAYFGEWVDDLHEKAGGILDRFNKPRVYLGGSTESLPIAKRNDGFDIQVQGAGDLRMIDDSIAPRPDNEKGGTTKTIYYAKAGRTESTAKMDLELVPAKANGNDFKLLLREAPLAKIEITVYGPPKWEKKLTTDDQGRITVPTPWQGRYVIEIIYFENKPGSDGEAKYDRARHISTVSFTTNSGIAWRPTLK, encoded by the coding sequence ATGTTGAAAACGAAGTCGATCATCTTTGCCACGGCATTCGCGCTGATTACCTGCACAAGCGACACTTACGCGCACTATCTTTGGCTCGAGCGCGACGGCCAAGGGTCGGCGAAAGCCTACTTCGGCGAATGGGTCGACGACTTACACGAAAAAGCCGGCGGCATACTCGACCGCTTCAACAAACCGCGCGTGTATCTCGGCGGGTCGACCGAATCGTTGCCGATCGCCAAGCGCAACGACGGTTTCGACATCCAAGTCCAAGGCGCCGGCGATCTGCGCATGATCGACGACTCAATCGCGCCACGTCCGGACAACGAGAAAGGCGGCACGACCAAAACGATCTATTACGCCAAGGCGGGCCGAACTGAATCGACGGCAAAGATGGATCTTGAATTGGTACCGGCCAAAGCCAACGGCAACGATTTCAAATTACTACTGCGTGAAGCGCCCCTGGCAAAAATTGAAATCACCGTTTACGGACCGCCCAAATGGGAAAAGAAACTCACCACCGACGATCAAGGCAGGATTACCGTGCCAACCCCTTGGCAGGGGCGCTACGTCATCGAAATCATTTATTTCGAAAACAAACCCGGCAGCGATGGCGAAGCAAAATACGACCGCGCCCGCCACATCAGCACGGTGTCGTTTACCACCAACAGCGGCATCGCTTGGCGGCCAACTCTCAAATGA